One window from the genome of Streptomyces sp. WZ-12 encodes:
- a CDS encoding RICIN domain-containing protein: protein MKPHRPPVFHRALTVLIAVLGITLGLTTQAGAAQAADDCTGLSCLTFTSANNGRNLDVQNGNGGDGVFIVTNSAPGYHQKWQARLQGPDSSFTLANEDTGKCIEVGLPLKQRTCSGSSAQRWYFQPVDGTTDTFMIRNAGDNKCIDVVLGAQYNDAWTQTYGCNGSKAQQWKLPGTARDAALKAAVDYASTRCQKNGATCFWTKGTQAPAEPLPKQCVSPVWYNGTESPVPWTFSLNTSSGWSSLLGVTFTSGIGTGPESPVQASVSLTLNGQVSYDLKKDLGNSLTIEVPSRQYGWVALSTLATKVTGEWTFDVNGFPWKAKDTVTVPLKNDDQGRSSIYMAKTSPDFTSCNG, encoded by the coding sequence GTGAAACCGCACAGACCACCGGTCTTCCACAGAGCGTTAACCGTCCTGATAGCCGTTCTCGGCATCACCCTGGGCCTGACCACCCAGGCCGGTGCCGCACAGGCCGCGGACGACTGCACGGGCCTGTCCTGCCTGACGTTCACCTCCGCCAACAACGGCCGGAACCTGGACGTGCAGAACGGCAACGGCGGCGACGGCGTCTTCATCGTCACCAACTCCGCGCCGGGCTACCACCAGAAGTGGCAGGCCCGTCTCCAGGGTCCGGACTCGTCCTTCACCCTCGCCAACGAGGACACCGGCAAGTGCATCGAGGTCGGGCTCCCGCTCAAGCAGCGGACCTGCTCCGGATCGTCCGCACAGCGTTGGTACTTCCAGCCCGTCGACGGCACCACGGACACGTTCATGATCCGTAATGCCGGGGACAACAAGTGCATCGACGTGGTCCTCGGCGCGCAGTACAACGATGCCTGGACCCAGACCTACGGCTGCAACGGCAGCAAGGCCCAGCAGTGGAAGCTCCCCGGCACCGCCCGGGACGCGGCGCTGAAGGCCGCGGTCGACTACGCGTCCACCCGCTGCCAGAAGAACGGCGCCACCTGCTTCTGGACGAAGGGCACCCAGGCACCGGCCGAGCCGCTGCCCAAGCAGTGCGTCTCCCCCGTCTGGTACAACGGCACCGAATCGCCGGTGCCTTGGACGTTCTCGCTGAACACCTCCTCCGGCTGGTCGAGCCTGCTCGGCGTCACCTTCACCTCGGGCATCGGGACCGGCCCGGAGAGCCCCGTCCAGGCAAGCGTCAGCCTGACCCTCAACGGCCAAGTCAGCTACGACCTGAAGAAGGACCTCGGCAACAGCCTGACCATCGAGGTTCCGTCGCGCCAGTACGGTTGGGTGGCACTGTCGACGCTGGCGACGAAGGTGACCGGCGAGTGGACCTTCGATGTGAACGGGTTCCCGTGGAAGGCCAAGGACACCGTCACCGTTCCGCTGAAGAACGACGACCAGGGCCGGTCCAGCATCTACATGGCCAAGACCAGCCCGGACTTCACCAGTTGCAACGGCTGA